A single window of Sneathia sanguinegens DNA harbors:
- a CDS encoding hemolysin family protein codes for MGTGYGLILAISIILNIFLYLKNRKIKKEEIVEIQKVKEENKFNNVSSVTVKEIMTPRTSIYAIDKKTTLKENLKEIIEQGFSRIPIYNETIDDICGILYTKDILGANLNRKVEAYIKKAIYVPETMNISKLFEEFRLKQNHMAIIIDEYGCTAGIVTIEDILEEFVGEIRDEYDIETDNIVKVSENIYDILGETTVDEIDEQIKVNIPLSEEYETISGFVQYKLGKVAEENDQLKEQNYIIKIMKVENKRIIKLRMILLKVEGEENE; via the coding sequence ATGGGAACGGGATATGGCCTCATACTAGCCATTTCAATAATTTTAAATATATTTCTATATTTAAAAAATAGGAAAATAAAAAAAGAAGAAATTGTAGAAATACAAAAAGTAAAAGAAGAGAATAAATTTAATAATGTAAGTTCAGTTACAGTAAAAGAAATTATGACACCAAGAACATCTATATATGCAATAGATAAGAAAACTACACTTAAAGAAAATCTTAAAGAAATAATTGAACAAGGCTTTTCAAGAATTCCAATATATAATGAAACCATAGATGATATTTGTGGTATTCTATATACCAAGGATATACTTGGAGCAAATTTGAATAGAAAAGTAGAAGCATATATAAAAAAAGCAATATATGTTCCTGAAACAATGAATATATCTAAGTTATTTGAAGAATTTAGATTAAAACAAAATCATATGGCTATAATTATAGATGAGTACGGTTGTACAGCTGGTATAGTAACTATAGAAGATATTTTAGAAGAATTTGTTGGTGAAATAAGAGATGAATATGATATAGAAACAGACAATATAGTTAAGGTTTCAGAAAATATTTATGACATTTTAGGAGAAACAACAGTAGATGAAATAGATGAGCAAATAAAAGTTAATATACCTTTATCTGAAGAATATGAAACTATCTCAGGTTTTGTTCAATATAAATTAGGTAAGGTAGCAGAAGAAAATGATCAATTAAAAGAACAAAACTATATTATAAAAATCATGAAGGTAGAAAATAAAAGAATAATTAAATTGAGAATGATATTGTTGAAGGTAGAAGGGGAAGAAAATGAGTAA
- a CDS encoding redox-sensing transcriptional repressor Rex: MDKKIDYTSKDISIRMVTRITEYLTILKEVKKYEENINSVDLAVVMNSTSAQVRKDLSTFGEFGVRGKGYSVKKLIEILEHILGIDVENDLILVGYGKMGSMLASNNKVLGKGFKIVEIFDKDKEKIGKKADGIDLVIKDSENIEKYVANSNIKQAILAVNSEEAQKVAEKLVKSGIKGILNLTAYKIELSTDIPIISVDISAKLQELNFWCKHKYLNNIDKFKGV, encoded by the coding sequence ATGGATAAAAAAATTGATTATACATCTAAGGATATTTCAATCAGGATGGTTACAAGAATAACTGAATATTTAACTATTTTGAAAGAAGTAAAGAAATATGAAGAAAATATAAATTCTGTAGATTTAGCCGTTGTAATGAATAGTACATCTGCACAAGTTAGAAAAGATTTGTCGACATTTGGAGAATTTGGAGTTAGAGGAAAGGGCTATTCTGTAAAAAAATTAATAGAAATACTTGAACATATACTAGGAATAGATGTTGAAAATGATTTAATCTTGGTAGGCTATGGTAAGATGGGTTCTATGCTTGCTTCAAATAATAAAGTCTTAGGTAAGGGCTTTAAAATAGTTGAAATATTTGATAAAGATAAAGAAAAAATAGGTAAAAAAGCAGATGGCATAGATTTAGTTATAAAAGATTCAGAAAATATAGAAAAATATGTTGCTAATTCAAATATAAAACAAGCAATATTAGCTGTCAATTCAGAAGAAGCACAAAAAGTAGCAGAAAAACTTGTAAAAAGTGGAATAAAAGGAATATTGAATTTAACAGCATATAAAATAGAGCTATCTACGGATATACCAATAATATCTGTTGATATATCTGCAAAATTACAAGAATTAAACTTTTGGTGTAAGCATAAATATTTAAATAATATTGATAAATTTAAAGGAGTATAA
- a CDS encoding ATP-binding protein has protein sequence MVKLSISVDVKGNIKSSDEIEESIRTKFRKVIWSKFLKGISEFNLVEDGDKIALAISGGKDSLLMAKLFQELKKDRTRNFEFKAISLNPGFEKEDLEQFKKNLANMKIDCEIIDTNIWQVSNKMSPDSPCFLCAKMRRGILYKELERLGFNKIALGHHFDDVIETTLINIFYGGTVKTMLPMINSESGNLKLIRPMVYVHEADIIEFTKTNNIRAMSCGCAVEQDRVNSKRKEIKRLLKDLEEKNPGIKRRIFSSMKNVNLDYVYGYTKKK, from the coding sequence ATGGTTAAACTGAGTATATCAGTTGATGTTAAGGGAAATATTAAAAGCTCAGATGAAATAGAAGAAAGTATAAGAACAAAATTTAGAAAAGTAATATGGTCTAAATTTTTAAAAGGTATTTCTGAATTTAATTTAGTAGAAGATGGAGATAAAATAGCCTTAGCAATATCAGGAGGTAAGGATAGCTTACTTATGGCTAAATTATTCCAAGAGTTAAAAAAAGATAGAACAAGAAATTTCGAATTTAAGGCAATAAGTTTGAATCCAGGTTTTGAAAAAGAAGATCTTGAACAATTTAAGAAAAATTTGGCTAATATGAAAATAGACTGTGAAATTATAGATACGAATATATGGCAGGTGAGTAATAAGATGTCACCGGATAGTCCTTGTTTTTTGTGTGCAAAAATGCGAAGAGGGATTTTATACAAAGAATTAGAAAGATTAGGTTTTAATAAGATTGCCTTGGGGCATCATTTTGATGATGTTATAGAAACAACATTGATTAATATATTTTATGGGGGAACAGTTAAAACTATGCTTCCTATGATAAATTCTGAGAGTGGAAACTTAAAATTGATAAGACCAATGGTTTATGTACATGAAGCAGATATAATAGAATTTACAAAAACAAATAATATTAGAGCTATGAGTTGTGGTTGTGCTGTAGAACAAGATAGGGTTAATAGTAAAAGAAAAGAAATAAAAAGACTATTAAAGGATCTTGAAGAAAAAAATCCGGGAATAAAAAGAAGAATATTCAGCTCAATGAAAAATGTAAATCTTGATTATGTGTATGGATATACTAAGAAGAAATAG
- the tnpA gene encoding IS200/IS605 family transposase → MLREHNHSAFSLHYELVLVTKNKIEIFTDEIVQICIEIFKTIGFSYQVNFSNLHYEKNHLHFKFEAYPTTNLTKFINAFKSSTSRKLKNKYPEIREKLNGTALWEANYFLMTTGVTSKDMVLHYIEEYIKCDEIYHEHGEECSD, encoded by the coding sequence ATGTTAAGAGAACATAATCATTCAGCATTTTCACTACATTATGAATTAGTTCTGGTTACAAAAAATAAAATAGAAATATTTACTGATGAGATTGTGCAAATTTGTATAGAAATTTTTAAGACGATAGGTTTTAGTTATCAAGTTAATTTTTCAAATTTACATTATGAAAAAAATCATTTGCATTTTAAATTTGAAGCTTATCCAACTACTAATTTAACTAAATTTATAAATGCATTTAAAAGTTCAACTAGTAGAAAGTTAAAAAATAAGTATCCAGAAATAAGAGAAAAATTGAATGGTACAGCTTTATGGGAAGCAAATTACTTTTTGATGACAACAGGAGTTACATCAAAGGATATGGTATTGCACTACATTGAAGAATATATAAAATGTGATGAAATTTATCATGAACATGGTGAAGAATGTTCTGATTAG
- a CDS encoding tetratricopeptide repeat protein, with product MLKTLIFREFRYNEDIDKSIKELKSKKDIESQKQLASIYHAYKRNDEAIEIFEKLSEEKPNDHEIMAFLGYLYYENDILDLAKACLERALSLSSKEPFVLFLLGNICSRQGRILEACSYYDRSIFLDFDIITAHVDFGRKYEHMGRHEKAYKEYMAAYRLDPTDQDLKEKIDYVKTKI from the coding sequence ATGCTTAAAACTTTAATATTTAGGGAATTTAGATATAATGAGGATATAGATAAGAGTATTAAAGAATTAAAATCAAAGAAAGATATAGAATCTCAAAAACAATTAGCGAGTATTTATCACGCATATAAAAGAAATGATGAAGCTATTGAAATCTTTGAAAAATTATCAGAAGAAAAACCAAATGATCATGAAATAATGGCATTTTTAGGATATTTATACTATGAAAATGATATTTTAGATTTAGCAAAAGCTTGTTTAGAAAGAGCTTTATCATTGAGTTCAAAAGAACCCTTTGTACTATTTCTTTTAGGAAATATTTGTTCAAGACAGGGTAGAATATTGGAAGCTTGTAGTTACTATGATAGATCAATATTCTTGGACTTTGACATAATAACAGCTCATGTTGATTTTGGAAGAAAATATGAACACATGGGTAGACATGAAAAGGCATATAAGGAATATATGGCAGCATACAGGTTAGATCCAACAGATCAAGATTTAAAAGAAAAAATTGATTATGTTAAAACAAAGATATAG
- the dcm gene encoding DNA (cytosine-5-)-methyltransferase, which translates to MYKMASLFAGVGGIDIGFEMTGKFKTVWANENDKNARLTYSKNFDVEINDKDIRDVKNDEMPDIDILLSGFPCTSFSIAGYRKGFEDERTGDLFFETLRFIVAKKPKIVFLENVKNLVSHDDGKTFRIIKDSLEKNGYKIKYQVLNAKDYGNIPQNRERIYIIGFRDEKVYQNFEFPFPLKLTKSIKDMFEDKIVDSTYFYTKEKNKFFDILINDITEENTIYQWRRKYVRENKSNVCPTLTANMGTGGHNVPLIKTKYGIRKLTPRECFNFQGFPKSFILPNIANSHLYKQAGNSVVVSVINRIAQNILRAIENEERKHMITHYTVCYIEKDDEILMLYRNKKKNDINKGKWLGVGGHIEEGESPYECVVREIKEETGLEVKKVRARGFITFIYDGNVDYIHVFSTTEFSGKLIECDEGDLKWIKREDILNLNIWESDRYLLSKIVNKEYDYFMMTSRFKNMKLIEQKIEIV; encoded by the coding sequence ATGTATAAAATGGCAAGCTTATTTGCTGGTGTTGGTGGTATAGATATAGGCTTTGAAATGACAGGAAAATTCAAAACTGTATGGGCTAATGAAAATGATAAAAATGCAAGATTAACATATTCTAAAAATTTTGATGTTGAAATAAATGATAAAGATATAAGAGATGTAAAAAATGACGAAATGCCAGATATAGATATATTATTATCAGGATTTCCTTGTACTTCTTTTAGTATAGCAGGATATAGAAAAGGATTCGAAGATGAAAGGACAGGAGATCTTTTTTTTGAAACACTTAGATTTATAGTTGCTAAAAAACCAAAAATAGTTTTTCTAGAAAATGTGAAAAACCTTGTAAGTCATGATGATGGTAAAACATTTAGAATAATAAAGGATTCTTTAGAAAAAAACGGGTATAAAATAAAATATCAAGTTTTAAATGCAAAAGACTATGGAAATATACCTCAAAATAGAGAAAGAATATATATTATTGGCTTTAGAGATGAAAAAGTTTATCAAAATTTTGAATTTCCTTTTCCACTTAAATTAACAAAAAGTATAAAAGACATGTTTGAAGATAAAATTGTAGATTCAACTTATTTTTATACAAAAGAAAAAAATAAATTTTTTGATATTTTAATAAATGATATTACTGAAGAAAATACTATTTATCAGTGGAGAAGAAAATATGTTAGAGAAAATAAAAGTAATGTTTGTCCTACATTGACTGCCAATATGGGAACTGGAGGACATAATGTTCCTTTAATAAAAACAAAATATGGAATAAGAAAATTAACACCAAGAGAATGTTTTAATTTTCAAGGTTTTCCAAAAAGTTTTATTTTACCTAATATAGCAAATTCGCATTTATATAAACAGGCAGGAAATTCTGTGGTAGTATCTGTGATAAATCGAATTGCTCAAAATATACTAAGAGCTATTGAAAATGAAGAAAGGAAACATATGATAACACATTATACAGTTTGCTATATAGAAAAAGATGATGAAATTTTAATGTTATATAGAAATAAGAAAAAAAATGATATAAATAAAGGAAAATGGCTAGGTGTTGGTGGACATATTGAAGAAGGTGAAAGTCCTTATGAATGTGTTGTTAGAGAAATAAAAGAAGAAACAGGCTTAGAAGTAAAAAAAGTTAGGGCAAGAGGCTTTATAACCTTCATTTATGATGGAAATGTCGATTATATTCATGTATTTTCTACTACAGAATTTAGTGGAAAATTAATAGAATGTGATGAGGGAGATCTTAAGTGGATAAAAAGAGAAGACATCTTGAATTTGAATATTTGGGAAAGTGACAGATATCTTTTGAGTAAAATTGTAAATAAAGAATATGATTATTTTATGATGACATCAAGATTTAAAAATATGAAACTTATAGAACAAAAAATAGAGATAGTCTAA
- the def gene encoding peptide deformylase has product MNIQVYEAKILRTVSTPLEKEEINDDLRNTLDEMVKTMRLANGVGLASNQVAIDRRYFVLEIDDIVKKCINPEILEVLEGDVEMEEGCLSIPGIFKRVARPNKIRVRYLNENGESVEEEMEGLWAKAFQHETDHINGMMFIDRLSPINKNLIRKKLEKIKKNSKPREF; this is encoded by the coding sequence TTGAATATACAAGTATATGAAGCGAAAATATTAAGAACTGTTTCAACACCTTTAGAAAAAGAAGAAATAAATGATGATTTAAGAAATACTTTGGATGAAATGGTTAAAACTATGAGATTGGCTAATGGGGTTGGATTAGCTTCTAACCAAGTAGCAATAGATAGAAGATATTTTGTGCTTGAAATAGATGACATTGTAAAAAAATGCATTAATCCTGAAATATTAGAAGTTCTTGAGGGAGATGTTGAAATGGAAGAAGGGTGTTTATCTATTCCAGGAATATTTAAAAGAGTAGCAAGACCTAATAAAATAAGAGTTAGATATTTAAATGAAAATGGAGAAAGTGTAGAAGAAGAAATGGAAGGACTTTGGGCAAAAGCTTTCCAACATGAAACAGATCATATAAATGGTATGATGTTTATAGATAGATTATCTCCAATTAATAAAAATTTAATAAGAAAAAAATTAGAAAAAATAAAGAAAAATTCAAAGCCTAGAGAATTTTAA
- a CDS encoding adenine phosphoribosyltransferase, translating into MSKVEVEKLSKMIRSIQDFPEKGILFRDITTALKDKEGLKLIIEDFTNRYKDKGIDYVLGADARGFIFGAAIAYNIGAGFVPARKVGKLPADTIRVDYELEYGINSIEMHTDAIPKGAKVLIVDDLLATGGTAEAMVKLVEIAEAKVYELAFLIELVDLKGREKLHNNEVYSILKY; encoded by the coding sequence ATGAGTAAAGTTGAAGTTGAAAAATTAAGTAAGATGATTAGAAGTATACAAGATTTTCCAGAAAAGGGAATACTTTTTAGAGATATAACAACAGCTTTAAAAGATAAAGAAGGATTAAAGCTAATAATAGAAGATTTTACTAATAGATATAAGGATAAGGGCATAGATTATGTGTTAGGAGCAGATGCAAGAGGATTCATATTTGGTGCAGCAATAGCATATAATATAGGTGCAGGCTTTGTTCCAGCAAGAAAAGTTGGTAAATTACCAGCTGATACAATAAGAGTTGATTATGAATTAGAATATGGGATTAATAGTATAGAAATGCATACAGATGCTATTCCTAAGGGAGCTAAGGTCCTTATAGTAGACGATTTATTAGCTACTGGAGGGACAGCAGAAGCTATGGTAAAATTAGTCGAAATTGCAGAGGCAAAAGTTTATGAATTAGCCTTCTTAATTGAATTAGTTGACTTAAAAGGTAGAGAAAAATTACATAATAATGAAGTATATTCAATACTTAAATACTAG
- the fmt gene encoding methionyl-tRNA formyltransferase, with translation MIRTIFMGTPEFSMETLRYLYEKTDLCLVVTKEDKVNARGNKITYSPVKEFAIEHNIEYIQPKSLRKEEIYNILKNVNADLIVVAAYGKIIPKNIIDLPKYGIINVHSSILPKYRGASPIQAALLNGDKKTGLTIMMIDEGLDTGDILDVEEIEIDEKDNYETLSTKLSKLAYNLLDRVINNLIKGTQKRIKQDDSKAVIVGLIKKEDCKLDWNLDNVQIYNKVRALNPSPTAYTQKENLHMKVYEVEKIFNEYKGQNGEVVEITKKGPVIKCNKGAIKLLKIKLDGKKIQTGSDLVNGRKVSLGDVFNG, from the coding sequence GTGATAAGAACGATATTTATGGGAACTCCAGAATTTAGTATGGAAACTTTAAGATATTTGTACGAAAAAACAGATCTGTGTCTTGTCGTTACTAAGGAAGATAAGGTTAATGCTAGAGGAAATAAGATAACTTATTCCCCAGTAAAAGAATTTGCTATTGAGCATAATATAGAATATATACAACCTAAAAGTTTAAGAAAAGAAGAAATATATAACATTTTAAAGAATGTAAATGCAGATTTGATAGTTGTAGCAGCTTATGGAAAGATAATACCAAAAAACATAATAGATCTACCTAAATATGGAATAATTAATGTTCATTCTTCAATATTACCAAAATATAGAGGGGCTTCTCCTATACAGGCAGCACTTTTAAATGGAGATAAAAAAACTGGATTGACAATAATGATGATAGATGAAGGACTTGATACAGGGGATATCTTAGATGTTGAAGAAATTGAAATAGATGAAAAAGATAATTATGAAACATTAAGTACAAAACTTTCTAAATTGGCGTATAATTTATTAGATAGAGTAATTAATAACTTGATAAAAGGAACTCAAAAAAGAATTAAGCAAGATGATAGCAAGGCTGTAATAGTTGGGCTAATAAAAAAAGAAGATTGTAAGCTTGATTGGAACCTAGATAATGTACAAATATATAATAAGGTTAGAGCTTTAAATCCTAGTCCTACGGCATATACACAAAAAGAAAATTTACATATGAAAGTTTATGAAGTTGAAAAGATTTTTAATGAATATAAGGGTCAAAATGGAGAAGTCGTAGAAATAACAAAAAAAGGACCTGTTATAAAATGCAATAAAGGTGCTATTAAATTACTTAAAATAAAATTAGATGGTAAAAAAATTCAAACAGGTAGCGATTTAGTTAATGGAAGAAAAGTATCGTTGGGAGATGTGTTTAATGGATAA
- a CDS encoding DUF2207 domain-containing protein, with protein MKRIFSLVIIFISFLSYSEKISNYYVEVSLNKDKSVHIEEQILYNPEDKLVHGLLRQIVKDNVGNVFSLNSKLGIKNFKSNLNVSKNSRLKYDIYRLGDEDKYLEQNKEILIKNSYDIYNIIRTDADTTQIFLNIIGQYWDMPIEKAEIKLDFSNIKDLFVFTGAFREQTNNFVINSNIIETKHELKPYEGLTFKMNLDKKIYPYTTKDKLFNFLKSSETLAFNLAIIFVLLLLFFYLLYRKNRLTDKRPIEPVYKVDKKISPALAYMVYQNNIKKYKARYTILTVIFYSLLSKGLILSKDRYEDQEYVLKKGEKLKERDRDIEDWSYENDRIYYFTDVKKIEEALESKDILAPEEKKVVNNLFKKKDDILSNPKILFDANRQATNYVSNIYATNVGTINYISFVFISILLIISVVACFATNEFNISFVVVIFIALIDYFLNFSFMKLTNVGKDIVRNIKGFVLYFNLAEENIFKSFNTEQEIIDYAKEMLPYAIAVGIRKKFISKLDETILEKNLDRTIIYSGMYYGYLYNFDNINMNISSSNINYENGNFSGGSFSSGSGGFSGGGFSGGGGSSW; from the coding sequence ATGAAAAGGATATTTAGTTTAGTTATAATTTTCATATCTTTTTTAAGTTATTCAGAAAAAATATCGAACTATTATGTCGAGGTAAGCCTTAATAAAGATAAAAGTGTACATATAGAAGAACAAATTCTATATAACCCGGAGGATAAGCTAGTACATGGTTTGTTAAGACAAATAGTTAAAGACAATGTAGGAAATGTCTTTAGCTTAAATTCTAAATTAGGAATTAAAAATTTTAAATCTAATTTAAATGTAAGTAAAAACTCAAGATTAAAATATGATATTTACAGGCTTGGGGATGAGGATAAGTATCTTGAGCAAAATAAAGAAATTTTAATAAAAAATAGTTATGATATATATAATATTATTAGAACAGATGCGGATACTACACAAATATTTTTAAATATTATAGGTCAATATTGGGATATGCCAATAGAAAAGGCAGAAATAAAATTAGATTTTTCAAATATAAAAGATTTATTTGTTTTTACGGGAGCTTTTAGGGAACAAACTAATAATTTTGTAATAAATTCTAATATTATCGAAACTAAGCATGAATTAAAACCATATGAAGGCTTAACTTTTAAAATGAATTTAGATAAAAAAATTTATCCTTATACAACAAAAGATAAATTATTTAATTTTTTGAAAAGTTCAGAAACTTTAGCCTTTAATCTTGCTATAATTTTTGTACTTTTACTTCTATTTTTCTATTTACTTTATAGAAAAAATAGATTGACTGATAAAAGACCTATAGAACCAGTGTATAAGGTGGATAAAAAAATTAGCCCAGCTTTGGCATATATGGTTTACCAAAATAATATAAAAAAATATAAGGCAAGGTATACGATTTTAACTGTAATTTTTTATAGTCTTTTAAGTAAGGGTCTAATTTTATCCAAGGATAGATATGAAGATCAAGAATATGTACTTAAAAAAGGCGAAAAACTAAAGGAAAGAGATAGGGATATAGAAGATTGGTCATATGAAAATGATAGAATTTACTATTTTACAGATGTAAAAAAAATAGAAGAGGCACTTGAAAGTAAAGATATATTAGCACCGGAAGAAAAAAAAGTAGTAAATAATTTATTTAAGAAAAAAGATGATATATTAAGTAATCCTAAAATATTATTTGATGCTAATAGACAGGCTACAAATTATGTGTCTAATATATATGCAACTAATGTTGGAACAATAAATTATATTAGTTTTGTATTTATATCAATCTTATTAATCATCTCAGTAGTAGCTTGTTTTGCAACAAATGAATTTAATATTTCTTTTGTTGTGGTAATCTTTATAGCACTTATTGATTATTTTCTAAATTTTTCATTTATGAAATTAACAAATGTGGGTAAAGATATAGTTAGAAATATAAAGGGCTTCGTTTTGTATTTTAATTTAGCAGAAGAGAATATTTTTAAAAGTTTTAATACAGAACAAGAGATAATAGATTATGCAAAAGAGATGCTTCCTTATGCTATAGCAGTAGGTATAAGAAAGAAATTTATAAGTAAGTTAGATGAGACAATTTTAGAAAAGAATCTGGATAGAACAATAATATATTCAGGAATGTATTATGGATATTTATATAATTTTGATAATATTAATATGAATATATCAAGTAGTAATATAAACTATGAAAATGGGAATTTTTCTGGCGGAAGTTTCTCTTCTGGAAGCGGTGGTTTTTCAGGAGGAGGCTTTTCAGGAGGCGGAGGTTCTAGTTGGTAA
- the yihA gene encoding ribosome biogenesis GTP-binding protein YihA/YsxC encodes MKITEATYLKSVVHKKEYPKERKLEFAFIGKSNVGKSSLINTLTNRKNLARTSKTPGRTQLVNFFDINKKIFFVDLPGYGFAKVPLAVKKNWGNIIETYLASERKKIIFLLLDIRRIPSQEDINMLEWLEHYNIEYYIIFTKNDKVSNNERARQLKEIKKKLVFDNGDVFFHSALTKKGTEEILNFIEERLEENEKDI; translated from the coding sequence ATGAAAATAACTGAGGCTACATATCTAAAATCTGTTGTTCATAAAAAAGAATATCCAAAAGAAAGAAAATTAGAATTTGCCTTTATTGGGAAATCAAATGTTGGAAAATCTTCACTTATTAATACATTAACTAATAGAAAAAATTTAGCAAGGACAAGTAAAACACCGGGTAGAACACAATTAGTTAATTTTTTTGATATTAATAAAAAGATATTTTTCGTAGATTTACCAGGTTATGGTTTTGCTAAAGTACCATTAGCGGTTAAAAAAAATTGGGGTAATATTATTGAAACATATTTAGCAAGTGAAAGAAAAAAAATAATTTTCTTGCTTTTAGATATAAGAAGAATTCCTTCTCAAGAAGACATAAATATGTTGGAATGGTTGGAGCATTATAACATAGAATACTATATTATTTTTACAAAAAATGATAAAGTTTCTAATAATGAAAGAGCTAGACAATTAAAAGAAATAAAGAAAAAATTAGTTTTTGATAATGGGGATGTTTTCTTTCATTCAGCTTTAACTAAAAAGGGAACAGAAGAAATTTTGAATTTCATTGAAGAAAGGCTAGAAGAAAATGAAAAGGATATTTAG
- the coaE gene encoding dephospho-CoA kinase (Dephospho-CoA kinase (CoaE) performs the final step in coenzyme A biosynthesis.), with protein sequence MVIAITGGICCGKTTVLNVLKELNYEVLNVDDISHQVLEQDEVKEEIKQKISTTVFCYNKIDRKKLGAIVFSDKKKLKILNEIMHEKIITQMLKEIKKVEKNKLVFFEVPLLYELNLEKYFAAVILIYTNRQTQIERLMKRDHKNKEQAEAILSKQIDIEEKKKRSKYIIENMDISKIKGQIKDILERIKYENN encoded by the coding sequence ATGGTAATAGCTATAACTGGCGGAATATGTTGTGGAAAGACTACTGTTTTAAATGTTTTAAAAGAATTAAACTATGAGGTTTTAAATGTTGATGATATAAGTCATCAAGTTTTGGAACAAGATGAAGTAAAAGAAGAAATAAAGCAGAAAATTTCTACAACTGTTTTTTGCTATAATAAAATAGATAGAAAAAAATTAGGAGCTATAGTTTTTTCAGATAAAAAGAAGCTTAAAATTTTAAATGAAATAATGCATGAAAAAATTATAACCCAAATGCTTAAAGAAATTAAAAAGGTTGAGAAGAATAAACTTGTATTCTTTGAAGTTCCCCTTTTATATGAATTGAATTTAGAAAAATATTTTGCTGCAGTGATATTAATATATACTAATAGGCAAACTCAAATAGAAAGATTAATGAAAAGAGATCATAAAAATAAAGAACAAGCAGAGGCAATTTTATCTAAGCAAATTGATATAGAAGAAAAGAAAAAAAGAAGTAAATATATAATAGAAAATATGGATATATCTAAAATTAAAGGACAAATAAAAGATATATTGGAAAGGATAAAATATGAAAATAACTGA
- a CDS encoding Bsp6I family type II restriction endonuclease, which yields MYKITKEKFNEILHLYPLWKELNERIKALYPRGINFHEAFSELIVCYVNDYFHSTKAGSEDALTNDMIKVQIKGTSNYDSDLTSFGPNSEFEILEFARLNQFNDKLYLYRIPINNLYDIQVNSHQTFREQQLESRRPRLSIITNYINKFSIEPYAVIDMINGEILYL from the coding sequence ATGTATAAAATTACTAAAGAAAAATTTAATGAAATTCTTCATCTTTATCCACTTTGGAAAGAATTAAATGAAAGAATTAAAGCACTATACCCTCGTGGCATTAATTTTCACGAAGCTTTTTCTGAATTAATCGTTTGTTATGTAAATGATTATTTCCACAGTACAAAAGCAGGTTCAGAAGATGCTCTAACAAATGATATGATTAAAGTTCAAATTAAAGGGACTTCTAATTACGACTCAGATTTAACTAGTTTTGGTCCAAATAGTGAATTTGAAATACTAGAATTCGCACGCTTAAATCAATTCAATGATAAATTGTATTTATATAGAATTCCAATAAATAATTTATATGATATACAAGTAAATAGTCATCAAACATTTAGAGAACAACAACTTGAAAGTAGAAGACCCCGTTTATCAATAATCACAAATTATATAAATAAATTTTCAATAGAACCCTATGCAGTAATTGATATGATAAACGGAGAAATATTATATTTATAG